From Cloacibacillus sp. An23, the proteins below share one genomic window:
- the surE gene encoding 5'/3'-nucleotidase SurE — protein MKKILVTNDDGVYAEGILELARALSSAGYETLVCAPDRERSASGHSMTMDRPLQIKRADAALTGGLEAWCCDGTPTDSVIMALEALKFPADVVISGINRGPNLGDDITYSGTACAAMEGVIAGLPAMAVSLVCGSRDAELHFSTASRAALEILEWTQKHPMGEGVFYNVNVPNVPLEELRGVKLARKGKRRYHDKITVIKTPFGGEAYWVGGRIVDGDDEDTDVRAVSRGFASVTPVHLEMTSFTELERISALSMERDVDAALGR, from the coding sequence GTGAAAAAGATACTTGTCACCAACGACGACGGCGTCTACGCCGAAGGCATACTTGAACTGGCGCGCGCCCTCTCGTCCGCCGGATACGAGACGCTAGTCTGCGCGCCCGACAGGGAGCGCAGCGCGTCGGGGCATTCCATGACGATGGACAGGCCGCTCCAGATCAAGCGCGCGGACGCGGCGCTGACAGGGGGGCTCGAGGCGTGGTGCTGCGACGGCACGCCGACCGACTCCGTGATAATGGCGCTCGAAGCGCTTAAATTTCCTGCCGATGTAGTGATTTCAGGCATAAACCGCGGGCCGAACCTCGGCGACGACATCACCTACTCCGGCACGGCCTGCGCTGCGATGGAGGGCGTGATTGCGGGACTTCCGGCGATGGCGGTCTCGCTCGTCTGCGGCTCGCGCGACGCGGAGCTGCATTTCTCCACGGCCTCGCGCGCTGCGCTCGAAATACTCGAATGGACGCAAAAACACCCGATGGGCGAGGGCGTATTCTACAACGTCAACGTGCCGAACGTACCGCTCGAAGAGCTGCGCGGCGTAAAGCTCGCGCGCAAGGGCAAACGCCGCTATCATGACAAGATCACCGTGATAAAGACGCCGTTCGGCGGAGAAGCCTACTGGGTCGGCGGGCGCATCGTAGACGGCGATGACGAAGACACGGACGTGCGCGCCGTGTCGCGCGGCTTCGCCTCCGTCACGCCCGTGCATCTTGAAATGACGTCGTTCACGGAGCTCGAACGCATTTCGGCGCTCTCTATGGAGCGCGACGTGGACGCCGCGCTCGGCAGATAA
- a CDS encoding argininosuccinate synthase has translation MAESKGKVILAYSGGLDTSVAIPWLHEQGYEVVTLTMHVGQQADNLEEIKQKAYVAGASKAYVVDLREAFIDTFVWPALKANAVYQGVYPLNSALSRPMIAQALIWCAEKEGAVAVAHGCTGKGQDQVRIEVACNALNPDIEVLAPVRDWGFTREEEMDYAAAHNVPVPTTRKSPYSIDDNLWGRSIECGILEDPWNEPPKDAYKLTVDPVDAPDEEVTVEITFENGVPVAINGEKMGAIELIDYMNKTAGKAGYGRIDMIEDRLVGFKSREVYECPGALALIAAHKKLETLTLSKDVLKTKRELEVKFGELTYEGYWFSPLMEAIQAFVETTQKSVSGTVRMKLYKGNCIIDGMKSDTSVYSKALATYSAGDIFDQSASVGFIKIWGMPIKTWRQVHKEKNINPIDKLMLEKGKDATK, from the coding sequence ATGGCAGAAAGCAAAGGAAAAGTAATACTCGCTTACAGCGGAGGACTCGACACGTCGGTGGCTATTCCGTGGCTTCACGAACAGGGATACGAGGTCGTTACGCTCACGATGCACGTCGGGCAGCAGGCCGACAACCTCGAGGAGATAAAGCAGAAGGCGTACGTCGCCGGAGCTTCCAAGGCCTACGTCGTAGACCTGCGCGAGGCATTCATAGACACGTTCGTCTGGCCCGCGCTCAAGGCCAACGCGGTCTATCAGGGAGTTTACCCGCTCAACTCGGCGCTCTCGCGCCCGATGATAGCACAGGCTCTCATCTGGTGCGCCGAGAAGGAGGGCGCGGTCGCGGTCGCCCACGGCTGCACCGGCAAGGGACAGGACCAGGTCCGCATCGAAGTCGCCTGCAACGCGCTGAACCCCGACATCGAAGTTCTCGCGCCTGTCCGCGACTGGGGCTTCACGCGCGAGGAAGAGATGGACTACGCCGCGGCGCACAACGTCCCCGTGCCCACGACGAGGAAGAGCCCCTACAGCATCGACGACAACCTCTGGGGCCGCTCCATCGAGTGCGGAATACTCGAAGACCCGTGGAACGAGCCGCCGAAGGACGCCTATAAGCTCACCGTAGACCCGGTGGACGCGCCGGACGAAGAAGTGACCGTCGAGATAACCTTCGAGAACGGCGTCCCCGTCGCGATAAACGGCGAGAAAATGGGCGCGATAGAGCTCATCGACTACATGAACAAGACGGCGGGCAAGGCCGGATACGGCAGGATAGACATGATCGAAGACCGCCTCGTCGGCTTCAAGAGCCGCGAAGTCTACGAATGCCCCGGCGCGCTCGCGCTCATCGCCGCGCACAAGAAGCTCGAGACTCTGACGCTCTCCAAGGACGTGCTCAAGACGAAGCGCGAGCTCGAGGTCAAGTTCGGCGAGCTAACCTACGAGGGCTACTGGTTCTCGCCGCTCATGGAGGCGATACAGGCCTTCGTGGAAACGACGCAGAAGTCCGTCAGCGGCACCGTCCGCATGAAGCTCTACAAGGGCAACTGCATCATCGACGGCATGAAGTCCGACACCTCCGTCTACAGCAAGGCGCTTGCGACCTACTCCGCCGGAGACATCTTCGACCAGTCCGCCTCCGTCGGCTTCATCAAGATATGGGGAATGCCGATAAAGACCTGGCGCCAGGTCCACAAGGAGAAGAACATCAACCCGATAGACAAGCTCATGCTCGAAAAGGGCAAAGACGCGACGAAGTAA
- a CDS encoding trimeric intracellular cation channel family protein, with amino-acid sequence MYSVSDLTLLEAIGVVSFALSGAYAAIQRKMDVFGVLILAFTAACGGGILRDVVMDRGIPAFFSNYRAAALVCASVAAVAVFPGLFRTGLFVTALDAVGLAFFSVDAGLKAMALDYSLMQFLFSAVITGVGGGVLRDVMAQRVPVIFRNDIYATAAIAGCLFMWYVRRVIGIEYASLCALVIIAAVRVSTAYFGVNLPVMKVSPREK; translated from the coding sequence GTGTATTCCGTTTCCGATTTGACGCTGCTGGAGGCTATTGGGGTCGTCAGCTTCGCTTTGAGCGGGGCCTATGCGGCTATTCAGAGAAAGATGGACGTTTTCGGCGTCCTGATACTGGCTTTTACCGCGGCGTGCGGCGGCGGGATACTGCGCGACGTCGTTATGGACAGGGGAATCCCTGCGTTTTTCTCAAATTACCGCGCCGCGGCTCTCGTATGCGCCTCGGTCGCCGCAGTCGCGGTTTTTCCCGGCTTGTTCAGGACGGGGCTGTTCGTGACGGCGCTGGACGCCGTCGGGCTGGCTTTCTTTTCCGTAGACGCCGGGCTGAAAGCGATGGCTCTCGACTACAGCCTCATGCAGTTTCTTTTCTCCGCCGTGATAACCGGCGTCGGAGGCGGAGTCCTGCGCGACGTGATGGCTCAGCGCGTGCCGGTGATATTCAGGAACGACATATACGCGACGGCGGCGATAGCGGGATGCCTCTTCATGTGGTACGTGAGGCGCGTCATAGGCATCGAATACGCCTCTCTCTGCGCGCTTGTCATAATCGCAGCCGTGCGCGTATCTACTGCATATTTCGGGGTAAATCTGCCCGTGATGAAGGTCTCGCCCCGGGAGAAATAG
- a CDS encoding GntR family transcriptional regulator gives MSIQAGAGHTASEFVYEQLRKKIFDKELASGQRLPEISIAKEMNVSRTPVREALRRLESEGLVQIVPGWGACLASPTRQEIIDTYEVRETLEIMAIRKAARRITPLQLCMLQEQIDAEREIFIRRDLEAYLRVNDSFHIIIAESSGNGALAGYIRNVLSRIFVQMIFFESFFDFDTNPSLEEHITILEALRAHDEERCATLIQEHLKLSMEGLKAQ, from the coding sequence ATGTCGATACAGGCTGGAGCGGGACACACTGCTTCGGAATTCGTGTACGAGCAGCTCAGGAAAAAAATCTTCGACAAGGAGCTGGCGAGCGGGCAGCGCCTGCCGGAAATATCTATAGCCAAAGAGATGAACGTCAGCCGCACGCCGGTGCGCGAGGCGCTGCGCCGCCTCGAGAGCGAGGGGCTCGTGCAGATAGTGCCGGGCTGGGGGGCCTGCCTCGCCTCGCCTACGCGGCAGGAGATAATAGACACCTACGAGGTGCGCGAGACTCTTGAGATAATGGCGATACGCAAGGCCGCGCGCCGCATCACGCCGCTGCAGCTCTGTATGCTTCAGGAGCAGATAGACGCCGAGCGCGAGATTTTCATTAGGCGCGACCTCGAGGCCTATCTGCGCGTCAACGACAGCTTCCACATAATAATCGCCGAATCTTCGGGCAACGGCGCTCTCGCGGGATATATCAGGAACGTCCTATCGCGCATTTTCGTGCAGATGATTTTCTTCGAATCATTCTTCGACTTCGACACGAACCCGAGCCTCGAGGAGCACATAACGATACTCGAAGCGCTCCGGGCGCACGACGAGGAAAGATGCGCGACTCTGATCCAGGAGCACCTGAAACTTTCGATGGAGGGGCTGAAGGCGCAGTAA
- a CDS encoding SDR family NAD(P)-dependent oxidoreductase, whose translation MLDLNKLCGMNGKTAIITGAASGIGAGIARFFADAGVSVVIADINEELGRKVEKEINDAGGHAEFMRCDVTKEADCKAVADAVAAKYPRIDILVNCAGVARRRTVETLEEKDWDLAINVTLKSVFLMSKHVVPYMKKAGGGKIVNIGSGWALKGGDHAVSYCAAKGGVWNMTRAMAIDHGPDNINVNCVCPGDIDTPMLKSECEQLGGVYDDKYKEECAQRPMARLGTPQDVAMCVFFLCSGMAPWVTGSSLVVDGGGIA comes from the coding sequence ATGCTGGATCTGAACAAGCTCTGCGGCATGAACGGCAAGACCGCGATAATCACCGGCGCCGCCTCCGGCATCGGAGCGGGCATCGCGCGTTTCTTCGCGGACGCCGGCGTCAGCGTCGTCATCGCCGACATCAACGAAGAGCTGGGCCGCAAGGTCGAGAAGGAGATAAACGACGCGGGCGGACACGCGGAGTTCATGCGCTGCGACGTGACGAAAGAGGCCGACTGCAAGGCCGTCGCCGACGCGGTTGCGGCGAAGTATCCGCGCATAGACATACTCGTGAACTGCGCGGGCGTCGCGCGCCGCCGCACGGTCGAGACGCTTGAGGAGAAAGACTGGGACCTCGCGATCAACGTTACGCTCAAGAGCGTCTTCCTTATGAGCAAGCACGTAGTGCCTTACATGAAGAAGGCCGGCGGCGGAAAGATAGTCAACATAGGCTCGGGCTGGGCGCTCAAAGGCGGCGACCACGCCGTCTCCTACTGCGCGGCGAAGGGCGGCGTCTGGAATATGACGCGCGCGATGGCGATAGACCACGGCCCCGACAACATCAATGTGAACTGCGTCTGCCCGGGCGACATCGATACTCCGATGCTCAAGAGCGAGTGCGAGCAGCTCGGCGGCGTATATGACGACAAATATAAGGAAGAGTGCGCGCAGCGCCCGATGGCCCGCCTCGGCACGCCGCAGGACGTCGCTATGTGCGTTTTCTTCCTCTGCAGCGGAATGGCCCCGTGGGTCACTGGCTCGTCGCTCGTCGTGGACGGCGGCGGAATTGCGTAA
- the gcvPA gene encoding aminomethyl-transferring glycine dehydrogenase subunit GcvPA: MAKKMFPYIPNSEEKIQREMLDFIGVNSIEDLISDIPEDMRMNHKMALPEPYCDESGLVRHVNGILAKNKTAKELICFLGAGCYNRYVPALVDEVVNRSEFLTAYAGEPYEDHGRFHAMFEYQSMMAELLDMDVCNVPNYDGAQAVGTALRMACRITHRNEVVVPKNINPDTLRAVQTYLQPDVKITFTDYNPKTGRICLDCLKKNLTENAAAVLVMNPNFFGIIEERAQDIADMAHEKGALLVAYVEPSTLGLLTPPSQYGADIACGDIQALGMHMNYGGGVAGFIATKDEPRFVDEYPSRLFGIAPTSEGEWGFGDVLWERTSFANRDHAKEFVGTHAALWGIAAGVYLASMGPQGMKELGEAVLQRQVCLKKNLAGLKGVSLDKFSGTPFQEFVVDFSASGKTVKEINAALLERGILGGYDLGAAFPELEGCALLAVTEQTSADDIKALVSALGEILA; encoded by the coding sequence ATGGCGAAGAAGATGTTCCCCTACATTCCGAACTCCGAGGAGAAGATCCAGCGCGAAATGCTGGATTTCATCGGAGTGAATTCCATTGAAGATTTGATTTCCGACATTCCCGAGGATATGCGTATGAACCACAAGATGGCGCTGCCGGAGCCGTACTGCGACGAGTCCGGCCTCGTGCGCCACGTCAACGGCATCCTCGCGAAGAACAAGACGGCGAAGGAGCTTATCTGCTTCCTCGGCGCGGGCTGCTACAACCGCTACGTCCCGGCTCTCGTGGATGAGGTGGTGAACCGCTCCGAGTTCCTCACCGCCTACGCGGGCGAGCCCTACGAGGACCACGGCCGCTTCCATGCGATGTTCGAGTACCAGTCGATGATGGCCGAGCTGCTCGACATGGACGTCTGCAACGTGCCGAACTACGACGGCGCTCAGGCCGTAGGCACCGCGCTGCGCATGGCCTGCCGCATCACGCACAGGAACGAGGTCGTTGTGCCGAAGAACATCAACCCCGACACTCTGCGCGCGGTTCAGACCTACCTCCAGCCCGACGTCAAGATAACCTTCACGGACTACAACCCGAAGACGGGCCGCATCTGCCTCGACTGCCTCAAGAAGAACCTGACGGAGAACGCAGCGGCGGTGCTCGTCATGAATCCGAACTTCTTCGGCATCATCGAAGAGCGCGCGCAGGATATAGCGGACATGGCGCACGAGAAGGGCGCTCTGCTCGTCGCCTACGTCGAGCCGTCCACGCTCGGCCTGCTCACGCCTCCGTCGCAGTACGGCGCGGACATCGCCTGCGGCGACATCCAGGCTCTTGGCATGCACATGAACTACGGCGGCGGCGTCGCGGGCTTCATCGCGACGAAGGACGAGCCGCGATTCGTAGATGAATATCCGTCGCGCCTCTTCGGCATCGCGCCGACGAGCGAGGGCGAGTGGGGCTTCGGCGACGTCCTCTGGGAGCGCACCTCGTTCGCGAACCGCGACCACGCTAAGGAATTCGTCGGGACGCACGCGGCGCTCTGGGGCATCGCGGCCGGCGTCTACCTCGCCTCGATGGGGCCGCAGGGCATGAAGGAGCTCGGCGAGGCCGTGCTCCAGCGCCAGGTCTGCCTCAAAAAGAACCTCGCCGGGCTCAAGGGCGTTTCGCTCGATAAATTCTCCGGCACGCCGTTCCAGGAGTTCGTCGTTGATTTCTCGGCGAGCGGAAAGACCGTGAAGGAGATAAACGCGGCGCTGCTCGAGCGCGGCATACTCGGCGGCTACGACCTCGGCGCGGCCTTCCCCGAGCTTGAGGGATGCGCGCTGCTCGCGGTCACGGAGCAGACTTCGGCCGACGACATAAAGGCGCTCGTCTCGGCCCTCGGCGAGATTCTGGCGTAA